The genomic stretch aagtatggtcttcaacaataaagaaATGTATACCATTTGGAAAATACTAAAACATCATCAAGACTAAAGAAATTGGGCTAAACAAATGGTGCAAGAACAAATACATTTTACACAAAGCAAGAAATTTTGCATTcacaattaaaacaattttcacAGAGTATTGCATATGATATGCAGCTCGAATAAAGGAAACCGTAAGTTATTAAGAATTTATAAAATCAATtactgatttatttgtttgtttttaattttcagtaGCTGAGTGTAGTTTATCAGTGTTTAAAAAGAAGAGAAACAATGTTTGATACTGGATGTGTAGTGTCTGTAAAGGTCAACGGAGAAGATAAGAAAACATTGAGTGGGGTACTCATTGATACAAAGTCAGGACTTGTTCTGACACATGGTACTTTAGTCTCATCTTTGTTAACGGATCAGCAGATAAATTCATTACAGAACAAAGGAATTTTACAGAACAGTTTTCATCATTGGGATGCAGAAGTCTGTTTGCAAAGGACCAATAAACAAGACTCAAATAATAATTTGAGATCTATATTAAATAGTTCTGACATTGCTACCCAGACAGAAAGTGAAACATGGCAAAAGAACTTGTACTCTGAGTATTCAGCCAATGTTCAGGCTATATTCTCTTTGAAAAAATTACAgaatgttgtttcttttttattgccTGAAAATAAATGGGAATTTGTGGAAGAtttttcttcacaagagacaCCAGATGACCAGTCTAAATTTTATGCAATGCTATCCTgttttataatattgaaattgAACAACTGGAAGAGCTATAATAACAATATTTCTGTTCTTGCATATGATCAActtgacaagggagataatttagaaATAGAGGCCACACCTTTTGGTGGTTTGTGCCCTGAGATTTTCCTGAATTCCAGAAGTACTGGTGTGTTGAGTAACAAGGCTGGTGGGATATTGTTAATGACTGATGCTAGATGTGTGCCAGGTTCAGAAGGTGGTCCTGTGTTTTGTAGAAAAGGTCATCACAGgttataattcaaatatttttgcatGCATATAATTTTGCGATTTTTGAGAAAAGGACAAAATTGTTAGATGTATTATTACAATTTCAAGATATTATGCAAACTCTTAATTTCATCAGATCAGAATTAGATTCTTATTATTGCTATTATCAACTAGTCACATTCGCAATTTAAAGACAGTCAtccaaataatttttaaatttacagtacatgtatatagaaaatataatacTATTGTAATAAATGcttgatattaaaaatttcattaaCATTGGTTCAAAAGCCAAAAAGCCATAAAACAACAAGTAATTAATAAGAAAATTCAAtaatctattgaaaaaaaaagagaaaaaaaagttcattatACCTCAAATTATTTCTGGAGTAATTGTCCTTGAATgatgattttaacattttttatctgTGTGAGTAtcgttaaattttaaatataatttgataGAGATAAAAAGTAAGCagaaaaaaatatagcaatacaaGCTCAACAAAAAAGATTTAAGCACTGAAATCAGTTACTAGTCTATGATGTTTAGATGTGCCCATTGTTGAAGACACATTTTGTTTCAGGTCAGCAACACAGGCTATTTCTTTAGAGcaacttatttatattttactataATAGTAGATAGTGAATTTATTccaaaatgaaagattttttatcAGCCTTTCAAAGATATACTTATATTAATtagcttatattttttttaggtaCCTTGTTGGTTTAATTATAACTTCACTTTGCTGGAAGTCAAATGAATGGGTTGGTTTGTCTATGGCTTGTGCAATAACAGATGTTTTAAAACGTGTAAAACAGATATGCAGAGTGGAAATAACCCCTATAGAAAACATATTTAGAGGTACATACTTTACATGGCAGATTGATCCAATTTTTGACTCAAGTGGATTGAGAATTTTCAAGAAATCcactgaattttaaaaaaatcattgggCGAACATATCTTTGATATATTAGCCAAGTGGATTCAGAGTTGACCTTTTGTTCATTTATCCAAACTTTAACTTTTTTCAAAGCCTCAATTAGAAGTGGACATTGTCTAGTGAGTCCTGCTAAATTAGATCACTGTCATTTATTTGTAGAACTGcattaagtaaaaaaatattctctAACTATTGTTGGGAATGAATTTGAGATACGCTAGCAGTGTATAAAGAAGGAATGGGGTCCGACAGTATTCTTATATTTGtgatattaaaaattaataaaatcattacCAATTATGATTTCTATTTCCTTGttgtatgatatttttttatatagaaagcAAGTTGAATTGTGTGATAAACTCATCACTAATGATATTTGGTAAACAGAAAGTCAATAAGCACTGGATGTGAAATTCCATCATTGGTAATAAGATCTACATTTGAAatcctaatataaaaaagaacagcAATCTTGGTTTACATTGAATTTAGTATACTATTCTTAGTTCACATAGATACAATTGGTTTGTACTGGTATGATCAGAAAAAAGGTGAATATCTTTATCAAAGATGCAAAAGTATCATATCATGCATTGTCATATTTTCTGTATCTATACTGTAAAAAAGTTATAGAAAGTTGGCAGAGAAACAAAAATAATCACTTAGTGTCATCCTTTAATTATATTCACATACTGAgaattgaataaaaatgtttgatCTTTGTAACATACATTTACATGTcaattttttgaatttatattttcagCTAGAAATAACTTGAGCCAGTTGATAGAGAGCATTCCATTGATTGTAGTAGGCAGTAATTGGGGATCTGGTGTTGTAATTGGCCAGGAGGATGGATATCACATCCTTTTAACTTGTAGCCATGTAGTTAAAGAGTCTGATTATAATACAGGTATACCTTGACTAGGGTCAGAAATCTGGCATTGTGATTGGTCAGGATGATGGACATTCCATCCTTTTAACTTGTAGCCATGTAGTTAAAGAGTCTGATTATAATACAGGTATACCTTGACTAGGGGCAGAAATCTGGCATTGTGATTGGTCAGGATGGTGGACATTCCATCCTTTTAACTTGTAGCCATGTAGTTAAAGAGTCTGGTTATAATACAGGTATACCTTGACTAGGGGCAGAAATCTGGCATTGTGATTGGTCAGGATGGTGGACATTCCATCCTTTTAACTTGTAGCCATGTAGTTAAAGAGTCTGGTTATAATACAGGTATACCTTTACTAGGGGCAGAAATCTTGCATTGTGATTGGTCAGGATGGTGGACATTCCATCCTTTAAACTTGTAGCCATGTAGTTAAAGAGTCTGATTATAAAACAGGTATACCTTGACTAGGGTCAGAAATCTGGCATTGTGATTGGTCAGGATGATGGACATTCCATCCTTTTAACTTGTAACCATGTAGTTAAAGAGTCTGATTATAATACAGGTATACCTTAACTAAAGTCAGAGATTGGTAAATAGTGTCAAGAAGGAACTTAAAAATGACCTTTTAGAAGagaatatttgtgtttatttagATTATTGAACTTGCATTGTCCAAGAAAAATAAGAACACTAAGCTAGAGGGCATTACAGAAATAATTGTTTGGAAGCTGTTAATTTGAATCATATTGCcaacaaatgaaaataacactataaAAATTTCTGTGATCAAAGTGCTTTTATAAATTTCCCTTCAATAGCACTGCTCAAACCCAAGCATTTTAAAGCTAAGGATGTATACCAGTAGATACTAGAACACATGAGGAGCTATGTACCATAACTACACCAAACAAATAATAGCTTAATTCATATGAGGGCAACAAAAGTGTGTTAaaattcttttcttgttttttttttgccacataataaaaaaactaaTATACAAGAAAAAcctcttatttatttaaaaaaaaaatttattatggtaaatataatattttttcctaCACTCTTTTCCAGTGAAACTTAAGTTTACAGATCAACAGAAGATACATAAAGGAAAGGTGATATACAAGACACCTGTAGATGAACAGTTTGATATAGCAGTATTGAGCTGTCCACTCAACTCAGGAAAATATATCCAGATGTCACCAAAACCAGTAGCACAAGGTTATTATTATGTTACCctccaacaaaaaaaaaccagcaacaaaaaagacaaaacgtaacaaaaacaataaaaaggcaTACACCACCCCCCA from Mytilus edulis chromosome 7, xbMytEdul2.2, whole genome shotgun sequence encodes the following:
- the LOC139482622 gene encoding peroxisomal leader peptide-processing protease-like, with protein sequence MFDTGCVVSVKVNGEDKKTLSGVLIDTKSGLVLTHGTLVSSLLTDQQINSLQNKGILQNSFHHWDAEVCLQRTNKQDSNNNLRSILNSSDIATQTESETWQKNLYSEYSANVQAIFSLKKLQNVVSFLLPENKWEFVEDFSSQETPDDQSKFYAMLSCFIILKLNNWKSYNNNISVLAYDQLDKGDNLEIEATPFGGLCPEIFLNSRSTGVLSNKAGGILLMTDARCVPGSEGGPVFCRKGHHRYLVGLIITSLCWKSNEWVGLSMACAITDVLKRVKQICRVEITPIENIFRARNNLSQLIESIPLIVVGSNWGSGVVIGQEDGYHILLTCSHVVKESDYNTVKLKFTDQQKIHKGKVIYKTPVDEQFDIAVLSCPLNSGKYIQMSPKPVAQGDKVYVIGHAVFGEEKNLEPTITSGIISKVLCINNIPVLIQTTCAVHAGASGGAIVNQYGQLVGIPVSNAKDTESKASYPHINMCIPIATVAPIIQEYMASKDASILENLTIKHKHIKRLWMLDSIHTASKL